The following proteins are co-located in the Brachybacterium sacelli genome:
- a CDS encoding TetR/AcrR family transcriptional regulator, whose protein sequence is MARTAQFDRDAVLTSAMGAFWEHGYEGTSMAELLTATGLSKSSLYAGFGSKHDLFLAAYDRYRAQQGQALLADLGTAAAPEGIRRFFERIITGAPDEMQRFGCMSTNQAAELGAQDEDVRCRVGDDHQQIEDAFAQHLLQGQDDGTIRPDVDPRDAAAALVTSFSGFQLTIRAGMDRARLSRALDYLLAPLTAPGASGH, encoded by the coding sequence ATGGCGAGGACTGCACAGTTCGACCGGGACGCCGTGCTCACCAGCGCGATGGGCGCCTTCTGGGAACACGGCTACGAGGGCACCTCGATGGCCGAGCTGCTCACCGCCACCGGGCTGAGCAAGAGCAGCCTGTACGCCGGATTCGGCAGCAAGCACGACCTCTTCCTGGCCGCCTACGATCGCTACCGCGCGCAGCAGGGCCAGGCTCTGCTCGCGGACCTGGGGACCGCTGCGGCACCCGAGGGGATCCGCCGGTTCTTCGAGCGCATCATCACCGGGGCGCCCGACGAGATGCAGCGCTTCGGGTGCATGAGCACCAACCAGGCCGCAGAGCTCGGCGCGCAGGACGAGGACGTGCGCTGTCGGGTCGGTGACGACCACCAGCAGATCGAGGACGCCTTCGCCCAGCACCTGCTCCAGGGCCAGGACGACGGGACGATCCGCCCCGACGTCGATCCGCGCGACGCGGCCGCCGCTCTGGTCACCTCGTTCTCCGGCTTCCAGCTGACCATCCGCGCCGGCATGGACCGCGCCCGCCTCTCGCGCGCCCTGGACTACCTGCTCGCACCGCTCACGGCGCCGGGCGCGTCCGGGCACTGA
- a CDS encoding sugar isomerase domain-containing protein: protein MAMIEDLTALVSRVVEGNHDALDEAADAIAASGGSGGLLYAAGAGHSLAAVMETFFRAGGLAFVRPLWDHSILPLAGARASTAAEREPGLGTDVAQRAGITEADAVLIFSNSGVNPYPVEIAQHAHEVGACVIAMTSVDASASAPKRAGHRLFEISDIVLDTAVPAGDVTWPPQAPVTAPASTILTASLWAAILRRVDTLAPDAPRWTSANVAGGDEVNAALVERFGPRIPEL from the coding sequence ATGGCGATGATCGAGGACCTCACCGCACTGGTCAGCCGAGTCGTCGAGGGCAACCACGACGCGCTGGACGAGGCCGCCGACGCGATCGCCGCCTCCGGCGGCAGCGGCGGGCTGCTGTACGCCGCCGGTGCCGGGCACTCCCTGGCCGCCGTCATGGAGACGTTCTTCCGCGCCGGCGGGCTCGCCTTCGTGCGCCCGCTGTGGGACCACTCGATCCTGCCGCTCGCCGGGGCGCGCGCCTCGACGGCGGCCGAGCGCGAACCGGGCCTGGGGACCGACGTCGCCCAGCGGGCAGGGATCACGGAGGCGGACGCCGTGCTGATCTTCTCCAACTCCGGGGTGAACCCCTACCCGGTGGAGATCGCCCAGCATGCTCACGAGGTCGGGGCGTGCGTGATCGCGATGACCTCGGTGGATGCGAGCGCGTCGGCCCCGAAGCGGGCGGGTCATCGCCTGTTCGAGATCTCCGACATCGTGCTGGACACCGCGGTGCCCGCCGGCGACGTCACGTGGCCGCCGCAGGCACCGGTGACCGCTCCCGCCTCCACGATCCTCACTGCCTCGCTATGGGCGGCGATCCTGCGACGGGTCGACACCCTCGCCCCGGACGCCCCGCGCTGGACCAGTGCCAACGTGGCCGGCGGCGACGAGGTCAACGCCGCGCTCGTAGAGCGCTTCGGCCCCCGGATCCCTGAGCTGTGA
- a CDS encoding NmrA/HSCARG family protein codes for MTTAGTLAVYGATGQQGGAVVDALLARGATVRAPVRTPDSETAQALAQRGVELATANADDPESMTAALEGAQALFFMTSPPGGMQSEDTEGETRQGIALADAAQRAGVPHIVFSSVGGAERESGIPHFESKRRVEEHLETLDLQVTIVRPVFFLENLHGMGPSLENDELVVRFPFPDDIGLQMIAVQDIGAVAATALLEPQAIPGGAIEIAGDELTGSQIAAAFAEHTGMPARYEALPISVLDGSDDMQAMFRWFAETPAYQADLAQVKAIDPEVLDLRAWLAAVDYQVGA; via the coding sequence ATGACCACTGCAGGAACTCTCGCCGTCTACGGAGCCACCGGCCAGCAGGGCGGCGCCGTCGTCGATGCGCTGCTCGCCCGCGGCGCCACCGTCCGCGCCCCCGTGCGCACTCCCGACTCCGAGACGGCGCAGGCCCTCGCGCAGCGCGGGGTGGAGCTCGCGACCGCGAACGCCGATGACCCCGAGAGCATGACCGCCGCTCTCGAGGGTGCCCAGGCGCTGTTCTTCATGACCTCACCTCCCGGCGGTATGCAGAGCGAGGACACCGAGGGTGAGACCCGGCAAGGCATCGCGCTCGCCGATGCCGCGCAGCGGGCCGGCGTGCCCCACATCGTGTTCAGCTCCGTCGGCGGCGCCGAACGCGAGAGCGGGATCCCCCACTTCGAGTCCAAGCGCCGCGTCGAGGAGCATCTCGAGACCCTGGACCTGCAGGTCACGATCGTGCGCCCCGTGTTCTTCCTGGAGAACCTCCACGGCATGGGACCCTCGCTCGAGAATGACGAGCTCGTGGTCCGATTCCCCTTCCCCGACGACATCGGTCTGCAGATGATCGCCGTCCAGGACATCGGCGCCGTCGCGGCGACCGCCCTGCTGGAGCCGCAGGCCATTCCCGGAGGCGCGATCGAGATCGCCGGCGACGAGCTCACCGGCTCCCAGATCGCCGCGGCCTTCGCCGAGCACACCGGCATGCCGGCACGGTACGAGGCGCTGCCGATCTCGGTGCTCGACGGCTCTGACGACATGCAGGCCATGTTCCGCTGGTTCGCCGAGACCCCGGCCTACCAGGCCGACCTCGCCCAGGTGAAGGCCATCGACCCCGAGGTGCTGGACCTGCGCGCCTGGCTGGCGGCGGTCGACTACCAGGTGGGTGCCTGA
- a CDS encoding GntR family transcriptional regulator yields the protein MADRSKFRTLVDDLRREIEELPVGSSVPSERALAEESGVSRMTARRALDELTREGRLVREVGRGSFVARPAVNLPLHLTGFTEDMASRGITASSRVLRIAEEPADARTAESLGLTEGSPVVRLDRVRLAVERPMAIERTTLDASVVPGLTDVDFAGRSLYGELEHRYGVLFDAGEQTIRAAIVRPEDAAELGVDEGSAVLEFVRVSGRGGRSIERTVSTYPGDRFELSAQIAPVTAQGSGGRSALRARR from the coding sequence ATGGCCGACCGCTCCAAGTTCCGAACTCTGGTGGATGACCTGCGCCGCGAGATCGAGGAACTTCCCGTCGGCTCCTCCGTCCCCAGCGAGCGGGCCCTGGCGGAGGAGTCCGGGGTCTCACGGATGACCGCGCGCCGCGCCCTGGACGAGCTCACGCGGGAGGGCCGCCTGGTCCGGGAGGTGGGCCGCGGGTCCTTCGTCGCGCGCCCGGCCGTGAATCTGCCGCTGCACCTGACGGGATTCACCGAGGACATGGCCTCGCGCGGGATCACGGCGAGCTCGCGCGTGCTGCGGATCGCCGAGGAGCCGGCCGATGCGCGCACCGCGGAGAGCCTCGGCCTCACGGAGGGCTCCCCCGTGGTCCGGCTGGACCGGGTGCGCCTGGCCGTTGAGCGCCCGATGGCGATCGAACGCACCACGCTGGACGCGAGCGTGGTGCCCGGTCTGACCGACGTGGACTTCGCCGGCAGGTCCCTGTACGGCGAGCTCGAGCACCGCTACGGAGTGCTGTTCGATGCCGGCGAGCAGACCATCCGGGCCGCGATCGTGCGCCCGGAGGACGCGGCGGAGCTCGGGGTCGACGAGGGGTCGGCGGTGCTCGAGTTCGTGCGCGTCTCCGGCCGCGGCGGGCGCTCGATCGAGCGCACCGTCTCGACCTATCCGGGCGACCGCTTCGAGCTGTCGGCGCAGATCGCCCCGGTCACAGCTCAGGGATCCGGGGGCCGAAGCGCTCTACGAGCGCGGCGTTGA